TGGTCGGGATTGGCGGCGTCTTTGGCTCTTTTATAATCGTCTTCATGTGCTGCTCGACGGTATGCTAAACTGAAAATGTTACTGCTTTGTTATACTGGATTACTTCTCTTTTGTTGTTCATTTAAAATGAACTTTCCATGAAATTCAGCTGTGAACTCTGATTCAGGATGCAGATGTACACTTTCAAAATTAACCAGCACCTCATTTTAGTCAATGAAGAATGTACAGTTGTATAAATCCCAAAATAACTAAAGTATATCTGACAAACAAAGTGAGACCAGCATTCCCCTCCAACACAAACAAAACCCAAAGCCAGTCTCACTTGATGGTGGATGCTTTTCTTGACTTGTGTGTTTTAGATTTACTTGCTTTCAGCCTTTTTAGATTTGTCTCTCCAAACTGCCGCTGCTCAGTAATTCCCCTCTGTTGTCTGCTGCTGCTTCCAGACCATGCTCACAGCCATCTCCATGAGCGCCATTGCAACAAATGGAGTCGTTCCAGGTTAGAGGACAACTGAGGGCTTGTgttattgtgtttgtgtgtgacagaTCAGTGGGCTGaatgctgtgtgtgtttgtgattaATAGCTGGAGGTTCGTATTACATGATCTCTCGCTCTCTGGGGCCTGAGTTTGGTGGAGCGGTGGGCATCTGCTTTTACCTGGGAACCACTTTTGCTGGAGCCATGTACATTCTTGGCTGTATTGAAATTCTCCTGGTGAGTGGGTTTGAACATTTGGTAACACTTTCATGCATGTTCGTTCATTCGTCCgtccatttgtttgtttgttttgtttatcaTTTGGTCTGGTTTGGTCAGTTTCTGAAATTATTGGACCCAATCAGTCTAGTACCAACAGCCATTTTCCCCTGTTAAGATAACCAGTTTGGAATTCAGCAAGTCATCTTCACCACATCTAGAAAACTAAATGCTGCCACTTTAAATATAATTTTTGTCTGAACAAGCAGGCTCATTTAATAAAGCAGGCAGTGAGTTTAAATATTTTTTCCTTCAAATGTCACTACAATTTGCTTTATCACTTCCGCGTTACCTTCTCCATCTTCTTTTTTAGATTTACATCATTCCACAAGCGGCCATTTTCAAGATCGAAGGCCTGGAGGGACCAGAGGCAGAGATCGCACTGCTCAACAACATGCGAGTTTACGGCACCATCGTGCTGAGCTTCATGGCCCTGGTTGTGTTTGTGGGAGTCAAATATGTCAACAAGTTAGCGCTGGTCTTCCTGGCCTGCGTCATCCTCTCCATCCTGGCTGTTTATGCCGGAATCATCAAAACAGCCATTGAGCCCCCCGTCTTCCCGTACACAACTCTTTCAATCCAGCTTTACGTTTTTTCAGCCGGTCAGCTGAGGCTGTGTGATAATGAGGATTTTTGTTGGTTTTCATTGCAGCGTCTGTATTCTTGGGAATCGAACACTCCTTTCTAAATCATACGATGTCTGTGCAAAAATTGTTGAACTGGACAATGAGACTGTCACTACCAAACTCTGGAGGTCATTTTGTGATTCTGAATCCCTAAACGCCACGTGTGACGAATATTTCAACAACAACGATGTAACAGAGATACAGGGCATCCCAGGAGTTACTAGTGGGATCCTGGCAGGTTGGTTTACTGTTTAAATGTTATTTTCATGCCTGATTTAGTGCAGGTTTTATTTATTGGTGATCTTTTCTGTCTTCCCTAGAAAATCTGTTTGGTAACTATTTGGAAAAAGGGATGTTCCTAGAGAAGCGAGGTCTTGCATCCAATGTAGATCCTGACAGTCCCGTCTCCAACACCAACCGCTATGTCCTGGCTGACATCACCAGCTTCTTCACCCTGCTGGTGGGGATATACTTCCCATCCGTCACAGGTGAGCATTAAGAAGGTAGCTAAAGACTCCCTGGTAACaactaaagaaatagtccagatgTTTTGAAACTGGATTCTTTGGAACATTTATAAATTATTAATTTGTTGTAGATGGTTCGTTGAACAATCTCCTTTTGAAGCAATAGAGTTCAGCtgatcaaaacaaaaaaaaactaacagCTGATCTGAGTGAGTTCAGGAATCAAAGGGATTAAACAAATGCTATTTTTTGTTTTGCATTACATGGTTTTTAAAAGTAATTTCATATTCCTGCTGAAAGTGCCACATGGTGCATGAAAAGTTTTAGCATTTGTGTAAATAAAGTGTGGCATACAACAACAAggcaaaagtaaataaaatagttTATGAGTGAAATTCTATTAAACATTAAGGGTTGAGGATTTTTAAGACAGCAGAAATCATTTTTATAATTGGCCCCTCAATGATCCGATAGctgttctccaaactgaggttgttcaaaggtCTATGATGGATATGGCAATGACTGTTTCTAATATTTCCACTGAAACTCGCTTCTAAATATCTAAAATATCCCTTTAAAGTGTTTATTGGTAATCATTTAACAAAAATTGTCTCTAAATTATGATGAAATATAAGAAATGTTATGTGCACTTTGTGTAGTAATTTTTGTCTGATAAATAAAGTTATGATAGGTTATCTCAGTTATGTAATGAAAATGTTCCTATTTGGGATGCTGTATGGGTTAATTTAACTACAGATTATTTACTGACTACATGAATGCACAGTTGGTAGCAGTACTGCCTTGCAGCAAAAGgtttgcaggttcaaaacccagATGTTGCCTGTCTGCTTGACGTTTGTTCTGAAGGCCACAATTGGCCCCCAGACCACACTTTGAACACATTTGTTCTACAGTGTACAATAAACCCTCCATTCATTTGCTAGATGCTGCATCTGCTGCAGTAAATCTTTACTAAAGACTTCTCAGTGGAGTGCTTTTAAATTCTTCTCCACATATGATACTGACAGGTATCATGGCCGGATCCAACCGTTCCGGTGACCTGCGTGATGCTCAGAAGTCGATTCCGATTGGGACCATTGCAGCCATCACCACTACATCTACTGTGTGTATCCTTCTGTGTCTCTCAGCAAATTAAAGAAAAACAGGGCAAAGTCAACCATCCACTCATTATCTTGGCACCAGATGTTCTCAGGCATGTGTCCTAACGGTTTTTTGTAGACATGTCGTGTGTGGTGCTGTTTGGTGCTTGTATAGAAGGAGTGGTACTACGAGACAAGTAAGTCTGATTGTACAAGTTTCTGTTCATATTTAGGATATTTTTCCCCTGGACTACTTTGCTGAATTCTATAGCACATCTTAGCGTGTAGTGAATGACTTCTTGAAGTCAAAGTTAGTGTTTGTTTCATATTTCTAATCAAGTTCAGCTCAGATAGCGTTAAAAATCAGTCACTGTGATTTAGAAGACCAAGCTGTcagatgtatttttatttttacttttttaatctAATTTAGGCATATTTTCCTGAGAAATTTTAGTTAGAGTTCAGTGTGTCACATCCTCGCATTATGACCTTTTCCTTCAGGTTTGGTGAAGGGGTTAATGGTAACCTGGTGATTGGTACTTTGGCATGGCCGTCTCCGTGGGTGATCGTGTTTGGTTCCTTCTTCTCCACCTGCGGCGCAGGACTTCAGAGTCTGACAGGAGCTCCACGTCTGCTCCAAGCCATTGCAAGAGATGGGATCATCCCTTTTCTCAGAGTGTGTGCTCAAACTTATTGCTTATCTTTGACTTAAGGAAACAGGAGAAGACACTGGTCAGAGTGCAGCTAGTCCAGCTCCCTGAACAAAAAGGCACCAGCCATAACACCCCCTCCCTTAAAagataaaaaacaattaaaacaagtTCTAtcacacatttttttttctttcaaacttCCACGCTCTTTTACCAAGTTTGTCATGATTTTTTTCTCTGAATCCTTTAATTATACAAGAGTTCCCGCTAGCTATTTACAGGAGATCTAACTAAGCTCCAACATAGTCTTCATGTGGATTAtttaaggcgggcagattaaacaTGACAAAAGTGGAGTTGAGAGGTTGCCCTTGGCTGAAGCACACCCCCCAGCACCCCGGAGTGTTCTCGAGATGGCCTCTGGGTGGACGGCCAACACAAACCCCATCACCACAACACTAAAAACACAACTAACAAAGCCTGCAAGGGAATTCATTTCACAAAGTTCACCAAATCTAAAACTACACAGAAAAATAAAAGGGCACACTCACAAGGAAGAAGACACAGCTTAACACCCAGGTACACTTTAAAATCCTACAGATAAAAACAGTTTGAAAATCATGTGCCATTAAAAGTCCTTCACGAGATGGATTATCCCAGATGAGCCCCCACATTAATAGTAATGTGCTGCAGAAACAAATCAAATCTATCTCTATAAGCCCTGTTTGTTTGGTACTTTTGTGTTGCTGCAGGTTTTTGGACATGGCAAAGCCAACGGGGAGCCCACCTGGGCTCTCCTCCTTACAGCCAGCATCTGTGAGATCGGCATCATCATTGCCTCCCTGGATTCAGTCGCTCCCATCCTCTCCATGTAAGAACAGCCGAGTGAAGACGCTGCAGCCAACATCCAGACAACTGTATTAGTTCTCTTCCTTGATGTTCTTCATTTAGGTTTTTCTTGATGTGCTACATGTTCGTCAATCTGGCCTGTGCCCTGCAGACTCTGCTGAGGACACCAAACTGGAGGCCGCGCTTTAAGTTCTATCACTGGTAATTTTGGAAGCTAGTTTTCAAGATGCAACATGCAGGCAGTCAGGACTCCTTAATCTCTATAGCAACCTGAATCTCATTTGTCCTCACAGATTATGCTCATTTGTATTTGTTCTGTGGTGTGATGCTGATTAAGTCCAGTTAGACCAAACTGATGTCCTCTCATCTGCAGGGCTCTGTCTTTCCTGGGTATGAGCCTGTGTCTGTCCCTCATGTTCATCTGTTCCTGGTATTACGCAATAGTCGCTATGGGCATCGCCACCTGCATCTACAAATACATAGAGTTCTGTGGGTAGGTGATGTCATTATACACAAATTCTTAAAGACGCATTGTGGGATCAATTTTAGTCTGATGTGAGACAGAGCTGAGAAAGAATGGGGTGATGGTATACGAGGGATTTCGTTGAGCGCTGCCCGATTCGCCCTGATGAGGCTGGAGGAGGGACCTCCACACACAAAGAACTGGAGGTAGATTCTATCTGTGTTTGGATGTATTAAAATAACTGTTTTCATTTTGCTTGTAGAGTCTCCACTGCCTTGTTCTTGTACTTCAGTAAACAGTTTTATTCATAAGgcctcagattctggttctggtgaGCGTGGATGCTGAGCAGAACGTAGAGCAGCCCCGTCTGCTCTCTCTGaccagtcagctgaaggcaggaaGAGGTCTCACCATCGTTGGTACCTCTGTTCAAGGAACCTTCCTCAACAATTACACTGAAACCCAGAAGGCAGATCAGGTATGTAACTGCTCTAATGGACACACATCATCTCATATGGCGCCATCACATAGAATCAGGTTTAAATTATAATTCCCACTGATCTTTTTTGTGTTTCAAGTCTTTGCGTAAGCTGATGGAAACAGAAAAGGTGAAGGGCTTTTCTCAGGTAGTCATCTCCTCCAACCTGAGAGATGGGACGTCCCATTTGGTCCAGAGTGGAGGACTTGGAGGTCTGAAGCACAACACTGTGATGGTCAGTTGGCCTCACAACTGGAAACAGCCAGAGTTCCACCAGCAGTTTAGAAACTTCATTGGTAAGAAAGATGATTTGTTGTGATTATTAAACCAAACGGAACCAAGTTAGGATAAGTTCTAAAGCTGAACTGACCTGTGACAAAACACTTATGTTCATGTCTGTGCTGCTATCTGTGATGTAGCTGCACAATGTGATTTCTGACATTTGATTAGTCTAATTCAGCTTCTTGGCACTGCTAATGATTTTTTTAGTAGTTTCTTGTCATTATGTCTTATTTTCCTCTCCTTTTCAGAGGTTGTTAGAGAGACCACTATAGCCAGTTTGGCTTTACTGGTCCCTAAAAATATCTCCAGTTACCCGTCCAACGGAGAGCGCTTCACAGAGGGCTACATAGATGTGTGGTGGATTGTTCATGACGGAGGCATGCTGATGCTCCTACCCTTCCTACTGCGCCAGCACAAGGTGGGGAACTAGAATGTGTGTATTCTGTAGAGAAAAGCAATCAGTACAGATCAGGGCGTGATGGTGAAATACAGCTCTTCAAGGCAGTCTACAAAGTTTCGTCCAAGTGTAAATTATTGTTTTATGTCAAAGGTCTGGAGGAAGTGCAAGATGCGCATTTTCACCGTAGCACAAATGGATGACAACAGCATCCAGATGAAGAAAGACCTTCTCATATTCCTCTATCACCTGCGCATCGATGCTGCTGTGGAGGTGGTGGAGATGGTAGGACATCTGTCTGGattgatgctgtgaaaacccgacctaccccctgccttcggattggtggtctAATGCCTGATTTATATTTCTCCTTCTGCGTCGGGACAGACGCATGCAAAGTCATAATACAtctttgcgagcctgctggagagctcttgcaaggacggacggagttgagctctcttttctaaacatgcgTCCATTGAAACTGagagcgcaagcttgtgattggtcaggaagccgccattgcaccctcaaaaacataaatagaGGCAAGGATATCTAGCggtagacatggagaagcttgtagAATACTtagtggaaaaactctaaaatatcatCGTTTTATTTCACCGTgattggaggagtgaaaagatatgcagcaagcgttttattcataGGTTGAAATGACggaaaatgtgggtttagaggtggcgagcgcataaagaggtggaggaAAATAAGGGACTAGTTTGTCTGTGtggaaaaagtctcttaaatacagaaaaacacaatataaacatattatcttggaccggatacatgacagaacAGCGCTATATCCTCTGTTGTcccggcagggaattgctttgcaacactctccaggagtcggagaagtatgagggcaaattgtctctGTCTGTGCGTGcatgtctctccctcgtggagctgacggagagtataaattaggctttagcctGGCGAGATCTACAACtgaaggagtcaatgtgctcttcgctcCCTCGATCTCCCTCTCACAGAGTGCATGCCCAAATGGCTGCTGCTCTCTCTGGGGGAAAACAGGGtctcagcacccccccccccccccacacacacacacacacacacacacacacacacaccaccaccaccaccaccccgcctACCCACTGGAGTCTCGTGTTGTGAATTGTCTGATTTAAGAAATGACGTCTATGTCACAAACTAAAGTACTTCTTCTTAAAGCTTGACAATGACATCTCAGCCTACACCTATGAGAAGACGCTGATAATGGAACAGCGATCGCAGATCCTCAAACAGATGCATCTGACCAAGAATGAGATGGAGAGAGAGGTTAGAAGAAAAActcaatgttttttattattatcatgGTAATGTTTAAGCAGAAAGTGTTTTATGTCTGGAATCCAAGAAGACTGGCCAAGAAGAGCATGTCTGAAGAGATTTGCATATACAATAGAAATATTTATTTACAATATTTCACCATTGTTGGTCATTTCTACTCAAAATTGACAAACATAAAAATATTGgaaatagaaaaaatgctggaagtgctgcaggggtgtgagaaatcttatctggtgctctcactggtgctcttcagccaagggatccacataaatgttggcaaaaggagatctgaggcactcaggaggtacaaaaataaaaagcctttattagtacatggcttaaattgttaaaaacatcaatgccaacgcgtttcagcccacagggccttcgtcagggctcaaaatgtttgtatactcactcacccccatgttaaaaaggccaatcaatgacacctgccaaagctgggcaggtagactgcattctgattggatggccagtacaacacaaaaactttttacatctaaacaatcctattgtaaggatgaatacttacaaatatgaaatttcacttctagaatttgagaaaaaattataaatatggtacacaaattgtaagaaaacatgagattataaataaggagctaaatctaattctccattaagacctgggaaattagtagcttttagtgtgtaaatccaaaatgattctctttgcaagagttttttaagcctatctcctcctctaattgaattttttatatgttcaatccctgtgattttaagagagttacagcttccatgatttgtgtctttataatgcactgccataggatatagaggattaccagatctgattgcttgtttGTGCTCTGCAAGTCTTACTTTTAACTTGCGTTTAGTTCTTCCAATATAGAAGCAACCACACGGGCATTCTAGTCTGTAGACCACGAACGAAGTATTACAGTTGATGaatgtattaatgtaaaaagtacgtcctgtgaaaacatcagcaaaacagttagtgttagtcatgttgtcacagtgaacacaatttccacatttatagttgccttttcgagttgataaccaggttttttgttgctgtggaggaaggtgactttgaacaagttgatcatttaatgttggggctcgtctgaagctgatagtaggagtatctgggagagcttccctaagaacactgtcacttttcagtatgtcccagttttttgtaattatttttttgaTCTTGTGGGCTTGATCACTGAATTGGGTCACAAAATAAACACCATCTGATCTTTGTTGGTTTTTCTCTTTAGGTACCAACAGCTGTTCTCTTGGCAGGCTTTTAGTCTTATTATACGCTTTGAGTATCGTTCTTTGCTGGTATCCTCTTGTTGTAAAGCTCTGGCCCATAACTGTAGCATTTCTTTCAAATTCTTCTTCTGTGTCACAAATACGTCTAAGTCTTTGAAACTGACCAGTGGGAATGTTGTTTATTAACCATGATGGATGGAAACTGTCTGCTCTGAGGATTGTATTACGGTCAGTAGGTTTTCTAAAAATAGAAGTGTGTAAATCTCCATTATCAGATTTTGAGATTTTTATATCTAGGAAATTAATTTCTGATGAGGAGAAGTCTAGGCTGAGTTTCAAACTTTTGTTAGTTTTGTTAAGATATGAATGGAATTGAAGTAGTTCTGATTCTGAACCAGACCACAGCAGAATAATGTCGTCAATGTATCTTCCCCACCACATCATCTTATCAGCATAGACATTACGATCAGAGTATACATATGTTTCTTCCCAAAGTCCCATAAAAAGATTAGAGTAATTGGGTGCAAAGCATGCTCCCATTGCTGTACCTTTTTTCTGTCTAAAAAATTGGTTCTGAAACAGAAACACATTGTTACATAGAGTCCACTTCGCCAGCTGAAGGATGAAAGAAGAAGGAGGCATATCTTCTGAATGTCTTTGGTCCAGGTAATAGGTTAGTGCTTCTAGTCCTTCTGTGTGGTCAATGTTAGTGTATAGCGCCTCCACATCCATAGTAACAAGAAGTCCAGGTCCTATGTTCCTTATATCATTCAGTTTGTTCAGTACTTGAGTAGTGTCTTGAACAAAAGAAGGCAGTTCAGAAACAAATGGTTTAATGAAAAAATCTACAAACTGTGAGGCTGGTTCTGTGATTGATTCATTGCCACTAATTATTGGTCTGTCTGGTGGATTCTCCAAGTTCTTATGGATTTTAGGGAGCATGTAGAAGGAAGGAATTCTTGGGTGCTCATTCAGTAGAAAGTCATGTTGTTTTTGTGAGATCCATTGTTCATTTTTAGCGTGTAAAAGCATCTCCTTAAGTTCAGTCTTTATTTGCTCTGTTGGATTCATTTGAATGTGTTCATAGTATTCACTGTTATCCAACTGTCTCTTAGCTTCTGTGACATATTGGTCTCTGCCCCACACAACTACCGCTCCTCCTTTATCAGCTCTCTTGATGATGATGTCTTCATTAGCTGATAACCTCTTAATTGCATCTCTTTCTTTGTTTGTGAGATTATGCTTCGTTTTATTTTTAGATGCAAAGAGTTGATCAACTTCTTGTGTAACTTTTTTGTAGAAGACATTCAGAGTCTGATTACATATGTTACCTTTATACCCAACATATGTAATCAGATTCTGAATGTCTTCTACAAAAAAGTTACACAAGAAGTTGATCAACTCTTTGCATCTAAAAATAAAACGAAGCATAATCTCACAAACAAAGAAAGAGATGCAATTAAGAGGTTATCAGCTAATGAAGACATCATCATCAAGAGAGCTGATAAAGGAGGAGCGGTAGTTGTGTGGGGCAGAGACCAATATGTCACAGAAGCTAAGAGACAGTTGGATAACAGTGAATACTATGAACACATTCAAATGAATCCAACAGAGCAAAT
The sequence above is a segment of the Nothobranchius furzeri strain GRZ-AD chromosome 15, NfurGRZ-RIMD1, whole genome shotgun sequence genome. Coding sequences within it:
- the slc12a5b gene encoding solute carrier family 12 member 5b isoform X3; protein product: MTDCEEGEGGPNSQGDGIPKESCPFINSAATDVEKSQQYDSKSMALFEEEMDTSPMVSSLLSTLANYSNLPTGSKEHEEAENNEEGARPSKKPVKAPQLGTLMGVYLPCIQNIFGVILFLRMTWMVGIGGVFGSFIIVFMCCSTTMLTAISMSAIATNGVVPAGGSYYMISRSLGPEFGGAVGICFYLGTTFAGAMYILGCIEILLIYIIPQAAIFKIEGLEGPEAEIALLNNMRVYGTIVLSFMALVVFVGVKYVNKLALVFLACVILSILAVYAGIIKTAIEPPVFPVCILGNRTLLSKSYDVCAKIVELDNETVTTKLWRSFCDSESLNATCDEYFNNNDVTEIQGIPGVTSGILAENLFGNYLEKGMFLEKRGLASNVDPDSPVSNTNRYVLADITSFFTLLVGIYFPSVTGIMAGSNRSGDLRDAQKSIPIGTIAAITTTSTVYMSCVVLFGACIEGVVLRDKFGEGVNGNLVIGTLAWPSPWVIVFGSFFSTCGAGLQSLTGAPRLLQAIARDGIIPFLRVFGHGKANGEPTWALLLTASICEIGIIIASLDSVAPILSMFFLMCYMFVNLACALQTLLRTPNWRPRFKFYHWALSFLGMSLCLSLMFICSWYYAIVAMGIATCIYKYIEFCGAEKEWGDGIRGISLSAARFALMRLEEGPPHTKNWRPQILVLVSVDAEQNVEQPRLLSLTSQLKAGRGLTIVGTSVQGTFLNNYTETQKADQSLRKLMETEKVKGFSQVVISSNLRDGTSHLVQSGGLGGLKHNTVMVSWPHNWKQPEFHQQFRNFIEVVRETTIASLALLVPKNISSYPSNGERFTEGYIDVWWIVHDGGMLMLLPFLLRQHKVWRKCKMRIFTVAQMDDNSIQMKKDLLIFLYHLRIDAAVEVVEMLDNDISAYTYEKTLIMEQRSQILKQMHLTKNEMEREIQSITDSSRGSIRRKNKPTLQPQHSKEEGGSPADKPDDKAQLIYSKKTTTPSSHTPAATWTEKKDAGKGRTQSASTPEAGRDFLNMKPEWENLNQIDVRRMHTAMRLNEVITKKSKEAKLVLLNMPGPPKNRVGDENYMEFLEVLTEGLNRVLLVRGGGREVITIYS
- the slc12a5b gene encoding solute carrier family 12 member 5b isoform X4; amino-acid sequence: MALFEEEMDTSPMVSSLLSTLANYSNLPTGSKEHEEAENNEEGARPSKKPVKAPQLGTLMGVYLPCIQNIFGVILFLRMTWMVGIGGVFGSFIIVFMCCSTTMLTAISMSAIATNGVVPAGGSYYMISRSLGPEFGGAVGICFYLGTTFAGAMYILGCIEILLIYIIPQAAIFKIEGLEGPEAEIALLNNMRVYGTIVLSFMALVVFVGVKYVNKLALVFLACVILSILAVYAGIIKTAIEPPVFPVCILGNRTLLSKSYDVCAKIVELDNETVTTKLWRSFCDSESLNATCDEYFNNNDVTEIQGIPGVTSGILAENLFGNYLEKGMFLEKRGLASNVDPDSPVSNTNRYVLADITSFFTLLVGIYFPSVTGIMAGSNRSGDLRDAQKSIPIGTIAAITTTSTVYMSCVVLFGACIEGVVLRDKFGEGVNGNLVIGTLAWPSPWVIVFGSFFSTCGAGLQSLTGAPRLLQAIARDGIIPFLRVFGHGKANGEPTWALLLTASICEIGIIIASLDSVAPILSMFFLMCYMFVNLACALQTLLRTPNWRPRFKFYHWALSFLGMSLCLSLMFICSWYYAIVAMGIATCIYKYIEFCGAEKEWGDGIRGISLSAARFALMRLEEGPPHTKNWRPQILVLVSVDAEQNVEQPRLLSLTSQLKAGRGLTIVGTSVQGTFLNNYTETQKADQSLRKLMETEKVKGFSQVVISSNLRDGTSHLVQSGGLGGLKHNTVMVSWPHNWKQPEFHQQFRNFIEVVRETTIASLALLVPKNISSYPSNGERFTEGYIDVWWIVHDGGMLMLLPFLLRQHKVWRKCKMRIFTVAQMDDNSIQMKKDLLIFLYHLRIDAAVEVVEMLDNDISAYTYEKTLIMEQRSQILKQMHLTKNEMEREIQSITDSSRGSIRRKNKPTLQPQHSKEEGGSPADKPDDKSEAVSHPKQAQLIYSKKTTTPSSHTPAATWTEKKDAGKGRTQSASTPEAGRDFLNMKPEWENLNQIDVRRMHTAMRLNEVITKKSKEAKLVLLNMPGPPKNRVGDENYMEFLEVLTEGLNRVLLVRGGGREVITIYS
- the slc12a5b gene encoding solute carrier family 12 member 5b isoform X2, with amino-acid sequence MTDCEEGEGGPNSQGDGIPKESCPFINSAATDVEKSQQYDSKSMALFEEEMDTSPMVSSLLSTLANYSNLPTGSKEHEEAENNEEGARPSKKPVKAPQLGTLMGVYLPCIQNIFGVILFLRMTWMVGIGGVFGSFIIVFMCCSTTMLTAISMSAIATNGVVPAGGSYYMISRSLGPEFGGAVGICFYLGTTFAGAMYILGCIEILLIYIIPQAAIFKIEGLEGPEAEIALLNNMRVYGTIVLSFMALVVFVGVKYVNKLALVFLACVILSILAVYAGIIKTAIEPPVFPVCILGNRTLLSKSYDVCAKIVELDNETVTTKLWRSFCDSESLNATCDEYFNNNDVTEIQGIPGVTSGILAENLFGNYLEKGMFLEKRGLASNVDPDSPVSNTNRYVLADITSFFTLLVGIYFPSVTGIMAGSNRSGDLRDAQKSIPIGTIAAITTTSTVYMSCVVLFGACIEGVVLRDKFGEGVNGNLVIGTLAWPSPWVIVFGSFFSTCGAGLQSLTGAPRLLQAIARDGIIPFLRVFGHGKANGEPTWALLLTASICEIGIIIASLDSVAPILSMFFLMCYMFVNLACALQTLLRTPNWRPRFKFYHWALSFLGMSLCLSLMFICSWYYAIVAMGIATCIYKYIEFCGAEKEWGDGIRGISLSAARFALMRLEEGPPHTKNWRPQILVLVSVDAEQNVEQPRLLSLTSQLKAGRGLTIVGTSVQGTFLNNYTETQKADQSLRKLMETEKVKGFSQVVISSNLRDGTSHLVQSGGLGGLKHNTVMVSWPHNWKQPEFHQQFRNFIEVVRETTIASLALLVPKNISSYPSNGERFTEGYIDVWWIVHDGGMLMLLPFLLRQHKVWRKCKMRIFTVAQMDDNSIQMKKDLLIFLYHLRIDAAVEVVEMLDNDISAYTYEKTLIMEQRSQILKQMHLTKNEMEREIQSITDSSRGSIRRKNKPTLQPQHSKEEGGSPADKPDDKSEAVSHPKQAQLIYSKKTTTPSSHTPAATWTEKKDAGKGRTQSASTPEAGRDFLNMKPNQIDVRRMHTAMRLNEVITKKSKEAKLVLLNMPGPPKNRVGDENYMEFLEVLTEGLNRVLLVRGGGREVITIYS
- the slc12a5b gene encoding solute carrier family 12 member 5b isoform X1, encoding MTDCEEGEGGPNSQGDGIPKESCPFINSAATDVEKSQQYDSKSMALFEEEMDTSPMVSSLLSTLANYSNLPTGSKEHEEAENNEEGARPSKKPVKAPQLGTLMGVYLPCIQNIFGVILFLRMTWMVGIGGVFGSFIIVFMCCSTTMLTAISMSAIATNGVVPAGGSYYMISRSLGPEFGGAVGICFYLGTTFAGAMYILGCIEILLIYIIPQAAIFKIEGLEGPEAEIALLNNMRVYGTIVLSFMALVVFVGVKYVNKLALVFLACVILSILAVYAGIIKTAIEPPVFPVCILGNRTLLSKSYDVCAKIVELDNETVTTKLWRSFCDSESLNATCDEYFNNNDVTEIQGIPGVTSGILAENLFGNYLEKGMFLEKRGLASNVDPDSPVSNTNRYVLADITSFFTLLVGIYFPSVTGIMAGSNRSGDLRDAQKSIPIGTIAAITTTSTVYMSCVVLFGACIEGVVLRDKFGEGVNGNLVIGTLAWPSPWVIVFGSFFSTCGAGLQSLTGAPRLLQAIARDGIIPFLRVFGHGKANGEPTWALLLTASICEIGIIIASLDSVAPILSMFFLMCYMFVNLACALQTLLRTPNWRPRFKFYHWALSFLGMSLCLSLMFICSWYYAIVAMGIATCIYKYIEFCGAEKEWGDGIRGISLSAARFALMRLEEGPPHTKNWRPQILVLVSVDAEQNVEQPRLLSLTSQLKAGRGLTIVGTSVQGTFLNNYTETQKADQSLRKLMETEKVKGFSQVVISSNLRDGTSHLVQSGGLGGLKHNTVMVSWPHNWKQPEFHQQFRNFIEVVRETTIASLALLVPKNISSYPSNGERFTEGYIDVWWIVHDGGMLMLLPFLLRQHKVWRKCKMRIFTVAQMDDNSIQMKKDLLIFLYHLRIDAAVEVVEMLDNDISAYTYEKTLIMEQRSQILKQMHLTKNEMEREIQSITDSSRGSIRRKNKPTLQPQHSKEEGGSPADKPDDKSEAVSHPKQAQLIYSKKTTTPSSHTPAATWTEKKDAGKGRTQSASTPEAGRDFLNMKPEWENLNQIDVRRMHTAMRLNEVITKKSKEAKLVLLNMPGPPKNRVGDENYMEFLEVLTEGLNRVLLVRGGGREVITIYS